One segment of Sesamum indicum cultivar Zhongzhi No. 13 linkage group LG4, S_indicum_v1.0, whole genome shotgun sequence DNA contains the following:
- the LOC105159645 gene encoding lipid phosphate phosphatase delta: MVTPTSFLCGIAFWILISSKFNLTQKLRSLTQPWVSHSVISGTPIILKIQKYQHRHLDAFFSLLSCVVSVPFYTAFLPLLFWTGHCKLARQMTLLMAFCDYTGNCIKDVVSAPRPCCPPVRRVTATKDEEDNAMEYGLPSSHTLNTVCLSGYLLHYILAYTGNHDAFAQIIGITTVSLVVGLIGLGRIYLGMHSLIDIIGGLALGLGILTIWLYVSEYIDNFIVSGQNVISFWAALCFLLLFAYPKPELPTPSFEYHTAFNGVALGIVIGIHQTFQQFHHEDVARIFSPDLTIPAFVGRLLLGIPTILVVKFCTKALAKWILPILANTLGIPIRSTSYIPALKGMAADKKSDEIKQSGYVQKLFFFSKQTSFNIDTGIRLLQYTGLAWSVVDLVPSVFSHLGL, encoded by the exons ATGGTAACCCCGACAAGTTTTCTATGTGGAATAGCATTCTGGATCCTGATTTCTTCCAAATTCAATCTCACTCAGAAGCTCAGATCTCTTACACAGCCATGGGTTTCTCACTCTGTCATTTCTGGCACCCCCATTATTCTCAAGATCCAG AAATACCAGCACAGACATTTGGAtgcctttttctctttgttgtcTTGTGTTGTTTCTGTGCCTTTCTACACTGCTTTTCTTCCCTTGCTTTTCTGG ACTGGGCATTGcaaattggctaggcaaatgaCCCTCTTGATGGCCTTTTGTGATTATACAGGAAACTGTATTAAG GATGTGGTCTCAGCACCTAGACCTTGTTGTCCACCTGTCAGGAGAGTTACAGCCACCAAAGATGAAGAGGACAATGCCATGGAATATGGATTACCTTCCTCACACACTCTTAATACAGTTTGCTTATCAGG GTACTTGTTACACTACATTCTGGCCTATACTGGAAATCATGATGCCTTTGCACAGATAATAGGTATCACCACGGTCAGTTTGGTTGTCGGTCTCATTGGATTGG GAAGGATATACCTTGGAATGCACAGCTTGATAGACATTATCGGTGGTTTGGCTTTGGGATTAGGCATCCTGACAATATGGCTCTATGTCTCCGAATACATAGATAATTTCATAGTTTCTGGTCAGAATG TTATATCATTCTGGGCTGCCCTATGCTTCTTGTTACTCTTTGCTTACCCAAAACCTGAACTTCCGACACCAAGTTTTGAATATCACACAGCTTTCAATGGTGTTGCCTTGGGAATC GTGATTGGGATCCACCAAACGTTTCAGCAGTTTCACCATGAAGATGTTGCACGCATATTTTCTCCTGATCTTACAATTCCTGCATTTGTGGGTAGACTACTACTGGGGATCCCAACAATACTGGTGGTGAAGTTTTGTACCAAGGCTCTCGCCAAATGGATTCTTCCCATTCTTGCAAATACTTTGGGAATCCCAATAAGGTCAACGAGCTATATACCTGCTCTGAAGGGCATGGCTGCTGACAAGAAGTCGGATGAAATAAAGCAATCAGGTTACGTACAGaaactcttctttttctccaaGCAGACGTCATTCAACATTGATACTGGCATAAGGCTCCTTCAATATACTGGGCTTGCATGGTCTGTTGTTGACCTCGTCCCTTCTGTCTTTTCTCACCTAGGCTTGTGA
- the LOC105159644 gene encoding shikimate O-hydroxycinnamoyltransferase-like: MAFILPIPPMQDLKITFQESILVSPSKQTDDDDPNKSIFLSNIDQILNYNIPTVHFFKANPDFPPQIVPKRLKMALQRVLQVHYHFMAGRFKLNQQLGRLEIDCNSAGAGFVVASSDYSLDDLGDFVYPNLGFRQLAVQTLDNLGPEVEQPLCVFQVTSFKCGGFCIGMSTNHVLLDGASAQIFIENLATQAFDDKPLAVIPCNNRHLLAARSPPHVEFPHPEFFKPDLPEVVGPPVFDCKREELDYTTFSLTSKAINYLKGKAKENISYSTTKITSFNVVAALIWRCKALSNDAEYNKDRVSTLLNVVDLRSRLNPPLPDSYSGNAVLVAYSSATCEDIEKWPFSKLVEMVSEAPKRVSDEYSKSVIDWLEINKGLPCGEYMVSSWLRLRFGEVVYPWGKPVYSGPVVSHRKDICWIFPGVDGVNALVSLPAKEMERFVALFREFFPQSIIN, translated from the exons ATGGCATTCATCTTGCCCATTCCACCCATGCAAGATCTTAAGATCACATTTCAAGAATCCATCCTTGTTTCTCCATCAAAACAaactgatgatgatgatccgAACAAATCCATCTTCCTGTCTAACATAGACCAAATCCTCAACTACAATATTCCCACTGTCCATTTCTTCAAAGCCAACCCTGATTTTCCTCCCCAAATTGTGCCCAAAAGGCTCAAAATGGCACTACAAAGAGTTCTGCAGGTGCACTATCATTTCATGGCTGGAAGATTCAAACTGAACCAGCAATTGGGCCGCCTTGAGATCGACTGTAACTCCGCAGGAGCTGGTTTTGTGGTGGCTTCTTCGGATTATTCACTTGATGACTTGGGTGACTTTGTTTATCCCAACCTCGGATTCCGGCAGCTTGCGGTCCAAACCTTGGATAATTTGGGACCAGAGGTTGAGCAGCCACTATGTGTTTTTCAG GTAACATCATTCAAGTGTGGGGGTTTCTGCATCGGCATGTCGACAAATCATGTATTGTTGGACGGCGCAAGCGCCCAAATCTTCATTGAAAATCTAGCCACCCAAGCCTTCGACGACAAGCCCTTGGCGGTCATCCCATGCAACAACCGCCACCTCCTAGCCGCCAGATCTCCGCCCCATGTGGAGTTCCCGCACCCCGAGTTTTTCAAACCCGATCTCCCTGAAGTTGTGGGGCCACCAGTGTTCGACTGCAAAAGGGAGGAATTGGATTATACAACTTTCAGCCTAACTTCGAAAgctatcaattatttaaaggGCAAAGCAAAGGAGAATATTAGTTATAGCACCACCAAGATCACCAGCTTTAACGTGGTGGCAGCGCTCATATGGCGGTGCAAAGCTTTGTCAAATGATGCTGAATACAATAAAGATAGAGTTTCCACTCTGCTTAATGTTGTGGACTTAAGGTCAAGGCTGAATCCACCATTGCCAGATTCATACAGCGGCAACGCAGTACTAGTTGCATATTCGTCGGCAACATGCGAAGATATTGAAAAATGGCCATTTTCGAAGCTGGTGGAGATGGTGTCAGAAGCGCCAAAAAGGGTGAGTGATGAGTattcaaaatctgtgatagaCTGGTTGGAGATAAACAAAGGGCTGCCTTGTGGGGAGTACATGGTGAGCTCATGGCTGAGATTGAGGTTTGGTGAGGTGGTGTATCCATGGGGCAAGCCTGTGTACAGTGGGCCAGTGGTGAGCCACAGGAAAGATATTTGCTGGATCTTTCCCGGTGTTGATGGAGTTAACGCCTTGGTTTCTCTGCCAGCTAAGGAGATGGAAAGATTTGTGGCACTATTTCGCGAGTTCTTCCCACAATCCATCATTAATTAG